The sequence GCTAAATTGTGATTTTGCACAAATAGCTTTAACAACTCCGTTTGCTTTGATAGCGTTGGTAAACACACCAAAACCACAACTTTCTAGTTCTTTTGTTAGATCTACGAGATGCATATCAAATCTGAGGTCTGGCTTATCACTCCCATATGTATCAAGTGCTTCTTGATACGTAATTCTTGGAATTTTAGATTCAGCCAATGATTTACCCGCAAATGTCGTAACCAGATCTATAATAAGTGGCTCAACAGTTTGCCGTACCGTCTCGCCGTCTTCTACAAAGGCCATTTCTAGATCTAGTTGATAAAAATCTCCATAGAGTCTGTCTGCTCTTGGATCTTCGTCGCGAAAACAAGTGGCAATCTGATAATATCTATTTACCCCACCAACCATGAGTAGTTGCTTAAACTGCTGAGGAGCTTGTGGTAATGCATAAAACTTACCACTATGTACGCGTGACGGTACAAGAAAGTCTCGAGCTCCTTCGGGGCTGGAATTAGCCAATATTGGTGTCGCTATTTCAGTAAATGCATTGGTTTCCATGTACTGTCTAATCGTTGCATAGTATTGTGCACGCTTTGTTAACATGTCTTGCATTTTTTGTCTGCGCAAATCTAAGTATCGATACTTTAGTCTATGCTCTTCATTTACCTTTTGATTCGTGTTAACCAATATCGGTAATGGCTCGCTCTTATTAAGGATTCGTAAGTTTTCAACCACGAGTTCAATGCCGCCCGTTGGAATATTGCTATTTTTAAGATGTTCATCTCTTTCTTTTACCAGACCCGTTGCTTCTATGACATATTCATCCCTTAGTTCTTCTGCCGCATGAAAGCCTTCTTTTGTAGCGTCTATGGTAAGTTGTAATAAACCTGTGTGATCTCTTAAATCTACAAACACAAGCCCACCATGGTCACGCCTGCTGTTCACCCATCCCTGTACTACGACAGACTTACCTATACTATTAATCGTTTCAGTTACTAATGTTCTCATAACTTGTCATTATAACAGATATGGTACGACTCTATGTATGGTAACTAAGAAATGATATTTGACTTTCTTGACGAGCGTTTTGTGGCTGCTTTGCTCTTTGCGACTAAGCGCAAGTCATCAAACCTATCATCTTCATCATGAATAGGATGTCCTATGATTTGTTCTATCACATCTTCTATCGTTAGTACACCAACCACGTCCTCAAACTCATTTACCACTACAAATAAATGATGCCGAGTTTTTATAAAACCATGCAATGCAACATCGAGTGGCTGCGCTTCATTGATGTAATACACATCATCACGCATAATTTTTGTAACTGGCTTGGCTTTCTGTAAACGTATTGCGTCACGTAAATATAGTGTACCTATAATATTTTGATTGTTTTCACTAT is a genomic window of Candidatus Nomurabacteria bacterium containing:
- the aspS gene encoding aspartate--tRNA ligase, translated to MRTLVTETINSIGKSVVVQGWVNSRRDHGGLVFVDLRDHTGLLQLTIDATKEGFHAAEELRDEYVIEATGLVKERDEHLKNSNIPTGGIELVVENLRILNKSEPLPILVNTNQKVNEEHRLKYRYLDLRRQKMQDMLTKRAQYYATIRQYMETNAFTEIATPILANSSPEGARDFLVPSRVHSGKFYALPQAPQQFKQLLMVGGVNRYYQIATCFRDEDPRADRLYGDFYQLDLEMAFVEDGETVRQTVEPLIIDLVTTFAGKSLAESKIPRITYQEALDTYGSDKPDLRFDMHLVDLTKELESCGFGVFTNAIKANGVVKAICAKSQFSRSQIDTFTDIAKQNGAGGLPYMTVEDGKLHSSIAKFFSDEELNTIQKTTHAQDGDTIFFGADRKTVVNAALGVLRSHLGDVLGLKDDNTVALAWIVDFPFYEYDEKTKKLDFGHNPFSMPKGGLGTLENEDKLSIVADQFDMVMNGYEICSGAVRNHNPEVMYKVFDVLGYKKSYVESKFGAMLQAFKYGAPPHAGCAFGLDRIFMVLTNEDNIREVVAFPKNGSGVDVMMGSPSTVDETQLEELNIRIIESKD